The Gemmatimonadaceae bacterium DNA segment ATCGGTCGCGCCCTGAAACGTGGACGCCAGGCGTCCGGCAAATGAGTCGGCGCCATATGTCTTCATGGCGTCCACCATCATGCCGCGCGCGCCGCTGCCGGACAGTGGTTTCATGAGCGCGGTGGGCAGTGCGGCAATGGTGCGATCGTCCAGGCCAAAAAACGCGAAGCCCTTGGCGATTCCCTGCATCAGCAGATCGAGCGATCCTGAGGCGCGGAACACGCCAATCGCCACCAGCAGGGCCACGAGGTACGGGATGATGCGAATGGCCACCTGGAATCCTTCCTTCGCCCCTTCAATGAAAGCCTCGTAGGCATTGACCTTGCGCACCATCGCCATAATGAGAAACGTCGAGATCACGCCGTACAGCACGACATTGGCCACCAGATTCGATATCGCCTGCACGCGCGCCTGGTCCATGCCAGCAAACGTCCACACGATCCCAGCGACCAGCGCGGTCACGCCAACGAGCCAGCCCAGCAGGACGGGATCGAGCAGGTTGATGCGTTGGATGAGTCCCACGCCGATGAGCGCGGCGAGTGTCGCGAAGTAGGTGGTGATGAGAATGGGCAGGAACACGTCCGCCGGATTCGCGGCACCGAGTTGTGCGCGATACACCATGATGCTGATGGGAATGAGTGTCAGCCCAGAGGTGTTCAGCACCAGGAACATGATCTGCGCGTTGGTGGCGGTGTCCTTGACGGGATTGAGTTCCTGCAACTCGTTCATCGCCTTGAGGCCAAGCGGCGTGGCGGCATTGTCCAGCCCCAGCATGTTGGCCGAGAAGTTCATGATGATCGAGCCCAGCGCCGGATGGCCGCGCGGAATTTCCGGGAAGAGACGCGCGAAGAACGGCGAGACCAGGCGCGCCAGCACCCCGATGGCTCCGCCGGCCTCACCCACCTTCATGAGGCCGAGCCAGAGCGTCAGCACGCCGGTGAGTCCGATCGAGATGTCGAAACCCGTCTTTGCGGAATCAAACGTGGCCTGGGTCATGGACGCGAAGACCGCCGTGTCGCCGCCAATCAGCTTGACCAGTCCCACCACCAGCGACACCAGAAAGAAACTGAGCCAGATGTAGTTGAGCGTCACGGCAGTGTTCCGGTGAGGAGTTCCACGAGGACCGGCACATGCAGGCGCATCAGGTCCTCGTTGGCAATGACCGGGAATTCGTAGGTGATCACGGCGAGTCCGTGCTCCAGTCCCCACGTGCCGAACGACCCTGGGGTGGGGTATCCCACATCACGCACGAGGGGCATGGCGGTGCGCGCCGCGAGTCGGGCGCCCAAGGCACTTTCGTGCGCGTCGTCGATACATGCCAGGGGCGCGTGCAAGGCCACGGCCACCGTCGGCGAGAGTTCGTCGATCAACGCCAACAGGGCGCGCGTCTCCGGCTCCGACGCCGGGTGCGTGCCCGGGCTCAGTCGCACGTCGCTGGGATCCCCGATCGTCGCGCGGCTGGTGACGGGACCGGCGCGCCAGGTGGAGGTGGGGAAGTTGCGATTGAGGTCGACCCCGTTGGCATTGGCGCGCGTGCCACGAATAAGTCCGTCAGGGTTCGCCGCGAGGACGACCGCAACGTGGTCGAGCGGTTCGGCAATCTGTCGGAGGGCCCGGGAGAGTGCCCACGTCGTTTCGGGCTCCTCGCCATGGATGGCGGCGAACACGAGGAGGTCGCAACGACCAGCGGGTCGCCATACCTCGAGCGGCACGCCGAGCACGGAGTGGCCGTATGTCGTGGGAGTGACGGCGTGCGTACCCCACTCAGAGCGCGGGCGACGTGACACGAGGAGAGGGAAGGAGGCGGTCAGGGAGTGAGGAGCGGCGACAGATCGGGGCGGGCACGCTGCCATCATGCACAGCATAGCAGCAAGGTGCAGTGGCGCGCCATCCGGCAGCGGGATCGAGTGCGCCTGAAAGGACCGTGAGGACCTGCCAACCGCCTCGACGCCGCCGATTGCACGACTCATATTGGCGTATGTCATACACTGGCGCGGGCGTCGAACTTTGAACGGGGCCTGCACATGAGCGAATCGCTCGCCCGCCTGCAGGAGGCTCTCGCCAACCGCTACCGCGTCGATCGTGAACTCGGCGCAGGCGGCATGGCCACGGTCTACGTCGCCCACGACCTCAAGCATGATCGCGATGTCGCCATCAAGGTCCTGCATCCGGACCTCGGCGCCGCACTCGGCGGCGAGCGGTTTCTTGGCGAGATCCGCACCACGGCGCGCCTGCAGCATCCACACATCCTGCCACTGCTCGACAGCGGCGACGCGAATGGACTGCTGTACTACGTCATGCCGTTCGTCACCGGCGAGACGTTGCGCGCGCGCCTCGAACGAGAGAAACAGCTGCCGATTGATGACGCGGTCCTGATCGCCCGTGAAGTGGCCGACGCCCTCGGCTATGCGCACGGACTGGGGATCATTCATCGCGACATCAAGCCCGAGAACATCCTCCTCCAGAATGGGCACGCCCTCGTGGCGGATTTCGGCATAGCACTGGCGGTGCAATCGGCTGGTGGCGCGCGACTGACGCAAACGGGCATTTCGCTCGGCACACCCTGCTACATGTCGCCCGAGCAAGCCATGGGCGAGCGCGCGATCGATGCGCGCAGCGATATCTTTGCGCTAGGCGCGGTCACCTACGAGATGCTGGTGGGCGGACCACCATTCGTCGGGTCAACGGCGCAAGCGATCGTGGCCAAGGTCCTCACGGAGCGACCAACGGCACTACGTCAGGCGCGCGATACCGTGCCGCCGCACGTCGAGTACGCGGTGCTCAAGGCGTTGGCCAAGCTGCCGGCCGATCGGTACACGTCAGCGGAAGCGTTCGCAGCAGCGCTCGTCACCGTGTCAGGCTCGCTGGGAATTCCTGATCTCCCTGTGCACGGTCTTCGATCGAAACGCACTGCCGTGGCGGTTGGGGTTCTCGCCGTGGGGGCGAGCATGTTTTTCATCGGCCGCGCGGTTGGCGGTACGCGCGGGAGCGTCGAGCAGTTCGGCCAGGCCACGCAGGTCACGTGGGAATCCGGTCTCGAGATTGTGCCGGCCATCTCGCCGGATGGAAAGCTGGTCGCCTACGCACTCGGCAACGGCACGCGATTCAAGATCTTTGTGCGGCCTGTGGCCGGAGGTCGCGCCACGCCGCTCACCGACGACACGCTTGCGGTGGAGACGCAGCCACAATGGTCACACGACGGCGCGCGGATCCTCTACCTCAAGGATGGATTGGTATTCAGCGCGCCCGCCGGTGGTGGCGCGCCCAAGCAGGAGGTGCCGCGCCGCGGGGCTGACGTCGAATCGGCCACGTGGTCGCCCGACGAGCAGCGGATTGCCTATGTGGTTGATGATTCCGTGTTCGTGCGCGACGCCGACGGGGCGAGCACGCTGGTCGCCACGATGGTGCAGCCGACCATGTGTGCGTGGGGGCCGGCGGATCTCGTCGCCTGCTCGGCAGGCAATCGCATGTACCTCAAGGCCGGCATGAACTTCTCGAATTCCGCGCCAAGTTGGATTGTTGTGATCGATGCGAACACTCGGCGCGTGCGCGCCATCACCGACAGCGTCTTTTACAACCAGGCACCAACCTGGTCGGCCGACCGGCGACGCGTGATGTATGTGTCCAACCGCATGGGCATTCCTGACATTTTCTCGCAGGCCGTGAATGCCGATGGAACCGCGGCGGGGTCGCCGCAGCGGCTGACCGTTGGGCTCAACGTGAGCTCGTTCACCATCTCCGCCGATGGCGCGCGCATGGCGTATGCGGTGCTGACCACGACCTCGAACGCCTGGTCTCAGCCGCTCTTCCCGTCATCGGGGGCCACTCGCGAGCGCCCGGTCCAGTTGACGTTCGGACAAGGCGTCGTCGAGACGGCGTCACCGTCGTCCGACCTCCAGTGGTTGTATTTCGATTCCGACGTGACGGGCAATCCGGATCTCTACCGCATGCGCCTTCCGTCCGGTCAAGCCGAGCGACTGACCGTGGACCGCAGGCCTGAGTTCAACCCCAGCCCATCGCCCGATGGCCGGTTCGTGGCATTCCATTCATTTCGCGACGGCTCCCGCGAGATCTTCGTCATGCCGTTGGACGGCGGACCGCTGGAGCAGGTCACCCGGACACCGTATCAGGAACTGAACGCGGTCTGGTCACGCGACGGGCAGTCATTGTCTTTCGCCTCCCAGTCTCAGCCGTTCGGCCTCTTTGTCGCACGCCGCGCAACCGATGGCCGTTGGAGCACGCGCAAAGTGCTTGAGACGGGCGTCTTCCAAAACTGGTCGCCTGACGGCACGATGCTGTCATTTGCAACCGAATTGAGCGGGCTGGGCGGTTTGCGTGTGGTGTCGGTGAACGGCGGGTTGCCGCGGCCCCTGTACGACGAAACGGCACCTGGCGCGCCCAAGGCGGAGATGAGCGCCTGGAGTGACGACGGCCGTACGATCTACTTCAAGAGTCATGACCGCCGCGGGGCATCCTCCATCTGGTCGGTGCCGTCGACCGGCGG contains these protein-coding regions:
- a CDS encoding spore maturation protein, whose translation is MTLNYIWLSFFLVSLVVGLVKLIGGDTAVFASMTQATFDSAKTGFDISIGLTGVLTLWLGLMKVGEAGGAIGVLARLVSPFFARLFPEIPRGHPALGSIIMNFSANMLGLDNAATPLGLKAMNELQELNPVKDTATNAQIMFLVLNTSGLTLIPISIMVYRAQLGAANPADVFLPILITTYFATLAALIGVGLIQRINLLDPVLLGWLVGVTALVAGIVWTFAGMDQARVQAISNLVANVVLYGVISTFLIMAMVRKVNAYEAFIEGAKEGFQVAIRIIPYLVALLVAIGVFRASGSLDLLMQGIAKGFAFFGLDDRTIAALPTALMKPLSGSGARGMMVDAMKTYGADSFAGRLASTFQGATDTTFYILALYFGSVGVRKTRHAVAMGLFADAVGVAAAITVAYLFWG
- the mpaA gene encoding murein tripeptide amidase MpaA; protein product: MAACPPRSVAAPHSLTASFPLLVSRRPRSEWGTHAVTPTTYGHSVLGVPLEVWRPAGRCDLLVFAAIHGEEPETTWALSRALRQIAEPLDHVAVVLAANPDGLIRGTRANANGVDLNRNFPTSTWRAGPVTSRATIGDPSDVRLSPGTHPASEPETRALLALIDELSPTVAVALHAPLACIDDAHESALGARLAARTAMPLVRDVGYPTPGSFGTWGLEHGLAVITYEFPVIANEDLMRLHVPVLVELLTGTLP
- a CDS encoding serine/threonine-protein kinase translates to MSESLARLQEALANRYRVDRELGAGGMATVYVAHDLKHDRDVAIKVLHPDLGAALGGERFLGEIRTTARLQHPHILPLLDSGDANGLLYYVMPFVTGETLRARLEREKQLPIDDAVLIAREVADALGYAHGLGIIHRDIKPENILLQNGHALVADFGIALAVQSAGGARLTQTGISLGTPCYMSPEQAMGERAIDARSDIFALGAVTYEMLVGGPPFVGSTAQAIVAKVLTERPTALRQARDTVPPHVEYAVLKALAKLPADRYTSAEAFAAALVTVSGSLGIPDLPVHGLRSKRTAVAVGVLAVGASMFFIGRAVGGTRGSVEQFGQATQVTWESGLEIVPAISPDGKLVAYALGNGTRFKIFVRPVAGGRATPLTDDTLAVETQPQWSHDGARILYLKDGLVFSAPAGGGAPKQEVPRRGADVESATWSPDEQRIAYVVDDSVFVRDADGASTLVATMVQPTMCAWGPADLVACSAGNRMYLKAGMNFSNSAPSWIVVIDANTRRVRAITDSVFYNQAPTWSADRRRVMYVSNRMGIPDIFSQAVNADGTAAGSPQRLTVGLNVSSFTISADGARMAYAVLTTTSNAWSQPLFPSSGATRERPVQLTFGQGVVETASPSSDLQWLYFDSDVTGNPDLYRMRLPSGQAERLTVDRRPEFNPSPSPDGRFVAFHSFRDGSREIFVMPLDGGPLEQVTRTPYQELNAVWSRDGQSLSFASQSQPFGLFVARRATDGRWSTRKVLETGVFQNWSPDGTMLSFATELSGLGGLRVVSVNGGLPRPLYDETAPGAPKAEMSAWSDDGRTIYFKSHDRRGASSIWSVPSTGGTPTKVTDLGDDLQADRFSFKLARGRLYYTHYDRQSNIWVMDVTR